The nucleotide sequence GTAAAAAAGCGCAGTTGAGACTCGTGAATGCCCAGATATAAATCGAGCTGTCGGCTCCAAAGCTGGCCTGCTTCGTTGGCAGAGATGGGTTCGTAAGTGCCGCCAATTAATAGGAAGCCGGCAAACTCCAGCGTGTTGGGGTCAAACCAGAAATATTCTGGCGTGCGAAACGTATCTTGATAGAGTTGCTTTTTCGTTCCCCGATCGACCTGAGCTGTACTCTCCGATAAAATCTCGACAATCGCATTGGGATATTTGCCCTCTTCCTCCCAAACCACCCAACTTTTGCGGGAGCGCCGCTCCGTGCCCAGAACAACAAAAAAGTCCGGTCCTCTAAAGTCTCTGGATTTAATTTGTTTGGGACTAAAATATATCGTCAGATTGCCAGAGGCAAAATAATCATCTCGGTCTTGCCAGAGCCAATCTAAACAGCTAATCAGCAACAGCATCTGGCGTAAGTGGGCATCGCTTTCCATCGGCGGCTCGTCGCTGTATAGCTCCCCCACTGGGAGAGTCAAGGTTGCAGAGGATTGAGCGTCTCGTGCAGTGACCATAATCATCGCTCTGGTAGTAAATCCATCTTAAGCGACGGGTTTGCTAGGCCCTGCTGCTGATGAAACGCCAGCGCGTGGTGCGATCCACAGTTGAGATAGGCTGATACCGGTTCAGCTTGATGGGAGAAAATCCATGGCATACCTTTAGAACGTGTCTGAAAAGTCTCAAGCCAGCCTACGAAGCATGAGATTGACCATAGCAGCGTAAAGCATCGTCTCACTCGTAGTGGGCAAATATTCGTAGTCCTTGCTCAAGCGACGGTATCGACCAAACCAGGCAAAGGTGCGCTCAACCACCCATCGCCGAGGTAAAAGCTGGAACCCTTTTTGCTCAGCAGGCCGTTGTACGACTTCAATAGTCCAGCCAAACGCTTGCTCAACCCAAGCCACAAAAGATTTGCCACCAAAGGTTTTATCGGTCCAAATCAATTGCAAGCAACTCCACATACTGGCAAACCAAATCCCCAGCAAGGTGAGGCCGTCATGGTCGGAGCGTCGGGCACTGTGGACCTTGGCACCCAGCAGTAGACCCATCGTATCAACCAGGATAGTGCGCTTGCGACCTTTAACTTTTTTGCCTCCATCAAAGCCTGTTTCTTGAGCGGCACCAGCTGTTTTGACCGATTGGGAATCCAGGCAGGCTGCCGAGGGAGAAGGATTGCGCCCCACCGTTTCTCTCAGTTGCTGGCGCAGAGCATGGTTGAGAGCTTCCCAGGTGCCATCGGCTTCCCACTGACGGAAGTAATAGTAGACCGTTTGCCAAGCGGGGAAGTCGTGGGGCAGCAGACGCCAGGCACATCCGGCTCTCAACAGATAGAAGATGGCATTGACCACTTCGAAAACGTTGACGCTGCGGGGACGACCGCCTGGCTTAGCTGGCGGTAATAGCGGAGCTAGAAGCTCGCACTGGGCAGGGGTTAGATCGGTGTCGTAGGATTGGCGTGTCATTGGTTGGGAGGCTCTAACTCAGCCTCTCAACTTTATCTGCTGACCTTTTCAGACACGCTCTTAGGGCAAAGATTACAGCAATTCATTGCCAGAATGGCTACGCTCCTTTTATAGCAAGCGCTTGGAGCTCTTGATTGCATCCGACAGAACCAGTACCCAGACCTACAGTGCAGGCTTATATACGTATCTTGTCACCGACCTCAGACTAGCTGGCATATTGGCCCATCAAGTCT is from Synechococcus sp. PCC 7336 and encodes:
- a CDS encoding Uma2 family endonuclease, yielding MVTARDAQSSATLTLPVGELYSDEPPMESDAHLRQMLLLISCLDWLWQDRDDYFASGNLTIYFSPKQIKSRDFRGPDFFVVLGTERRSRKSWVVWEEEGKYPNAIVEILSESTAQVDRGTKKQLYQDTFRTPEYFWFDPNTLEFAGFLLIGGTYEPISANEAGQLWSRQLDLYLGIHESQLRFFTPDGQLVPTPLEAARQAQQETRQAQQRTDRLAEKLRELGVDPSTI
- a CDS encoding IS5 family transposase, producing MTRQSYDTDLTPAQCELLAPLLPPAKPGGRPRSVNVFEVVNAIFYLLRAGCAWRLLPHDFPAWQTVYYYFRQWEADGTWEALNHALRQQLRETVGRNPSPSAACLDSQSVKTAGAAQETGFDGGKKVKGRKRTILVDTMGLLLGAKVHSARRSDHDGLTLLGIWFASMWSCLQLIWTDKTFGGKSFVAWVEQAFGWTIEVVQRPAEQKGFQLLPRRWVVERTFAWFGRYRRLSKDYEYLPTTSETMLYAAMVNLMLRRLA